A single Corynebacterium resistens DSM 45100 DNA region contains:
- a CDS encoding SGNH/GDSL hydrolase family protein, with amino-acid sequence MKKIARILTATVAIAGAVMGVAPAAQAAPGNTVLLGDSYFANTSFKQLFEARTKGGPKCIQGNFRVATELQRLTGARVDDYSCNGKELYLGREPLEARVDQAIRDGKLNRNTRNVPIMVGANDTYRTLDPIDNRAAARSYDRIAAKIKRAAPGARIQFVSYPHLTNERAGLCLIRPNGLPPIEAPFPIVKEAERQLWRQSHDAAKRNGGVFVDLHRSTRGHDTCQPGGKAWVAGVLDNQTPQYNLTLHMSHTGVTNAAKQIGAALQ; translated from the coding sequence ATGAAGAAAATTGCTCGTATTCTGACCGCGACGGTCGCTATTGCCGGTGCCGTCATGGGTGTAGCTCCTGCAGCGCAGGCTGCTCCCGGAAACACAGTTTTGCTTGGTGACTCCTACTTCGCCAACACTTCCTTCAAGCAGCTCTTCGAGGCTCGCACAAAGGGCGGCCCGAAGTGCATCCAAGGTAACTTCCGTGTTGCCACGGAATTGCAGCGCCTGACTGGTGCTCGTGTAGATGACTACTCTTGCAACGGCAAGGAACTGTACCTGGGGCGCGAGCCACTGGAAGCTCGCGTGGATCAAGCTATCCGCGATGGAAAGCTGAACCGCAACACCCGCAACGTGCCAATCATGGTTGGTGCTAATGACACTTACCGCACCTTGGATCCGATCGATAACCGCGCTGCCGCTCGTTCCTACGACCGCATCGCTGCCAAGATTAAGCGTGCAGCTCCCGGCGCTCGCATCCAGTTCGTGAGCTACCCACACTTGACCAATGAGCGTGCGGGCCTGTGCCTGATCCGTCCAAATGGCCTGCCACCAATTGAGGCTCCATTCCCAATCGTGAAGGAGGCTGAGCGCCAGCTCTGGCGCCAGTCCCACGATGCCGCTAAGCGCAATGGTGGTGTGTTCGTTGACCTGCACCGCTCCACCCGCGGTCACGATACTTGCCAGCCAGGGGGCAAGGCATGGGTTGCTGGCGTGCTGGATAACCAGACTCCGCAGTACAACCTGACCTTGCACATGTCCCACACGGGTGTGACGAATGCTGCCAAGCAGATTGGCGCTGCTCTGCAGTAA
- a CDS encoding FadD32-like long-chain-fatty-acid--AMP ligase, translated as MDIQSAMKQFYDEQGNINVPDQLTLSGMCEMLYTMAQMEGTADDTLIRYWDFSESREGTLREVKRSEVNKRIKAVCVRLQQVAEPGDRVAILANNSPEYMYAFLGAMYAKMAPVPLYDPNEPGHTGHLTAVLGSSEPKVVLTNKQSASAVRQHFSGVPAAERPRVLTVDALPDSLADEWVNPMMAIMSNPELAPKSSDEAFLQYTSGSTRTPAGVVLTHKSIVTNVLQIFSAANLKPPIRLVTWLPLHHDMGVILAAFVIILGIPFDLMSPRDFIQDPSRWLKQLNKRSEEENTYTVVPNFALELAVRYADPANTPGLEDLDLSRLDGVINGSEPVHNSTVEKFVEMFSTYGLNRQAIRPSYGLAEATLLVTTPQTADRPLTKWFDREALASGTAKELAENNENAMPLMSLGQVCAPQVMAIVDPETGKELPEGSVGEIWAHGENMAAGYLNREDETEETFRNHLPQANRLAEGSAAGDAAEDNWMRTGDLAVVIDGQLYITGRLKDLIIVAGRNHYPQDIEATADEAQDQTAAAVIAAFAVEAENIEGLVIVAERDPEASEEGDAAAIDAIRAAVTKIHGVQPQDVRIVAPGGIPRSSAHKIARRVAAKAYLEGKFN; from the coding sequence ATGGACATTCAGTCCGCAATGAAGCAGTTCTACGATGAACAGGGGAACATCAACGTTCCCGATCAGCTCACCTTGTCTGGCATGTGCGAAATGCTGTACACCATGGCGCAGATGGAGGGCACTGCGGATGACACACTGATTCGCTATTGGGACTTCAGCGAATCCCGTGAGGGAACTTTGCGTGAAGTTAAGCGTTCGGAAGTCAATAAGCGAATCAAGGCTGTATGCGTGCGGCTGCAACAGGTTGCAGAACCCGGCGACCGGGTGGCCATCCTTGCCAACAACTCGCCGGAATACATGTACGCATTCCTCGGTGCGATGTACGCGAAGATGGCTCCAGTTCCGCTGTATGACCCGAACGAGCCGGGGCACACCGGTCACCTCACTGCAGTATTGGGATCTTCCGAACCCAAGGTGGTGTTGACCAACAAGCAATCCGCTTCCGCAGTGCGTCAGCATTTTTCTGGAGTGCCTGCTGCGGAGCGTCCACGAGTATTGACGGTGGATGCCCTCCCGGATTCCCTAGCTGATGAATGGGTCAACCCCATGATGGCGATCATGTCCAACCCGGAGCTGGCTCCCAAGAGCAGCGATGAAGCATTCTTGCAGTACACTTCCGGTTCCACTCGCACCCCAGCCGGAGTGGTGCTAACACACAAGTCCATCGTGACCAACGTGCTGCAGATTTTCTCCGCCGCAAATCTCAAACCACCAATCCGCCTCGTGACGTGGTTGCCACTGCACCACGATATGGGTGTTATCCTCGCGGCCTTCGTTATCATCCTGGGGATTCCTTTCGACCTGATGAGCCCTCGCGACTTCATTCAGGACCCATCCCGTTGGCTGAAGCAGTTGAACAAGCGCAGCGAGGAAGAGAACACTTACACAGTGGTTCCTAACTTCGCGCTGGAATTGGCGGTTCGTTACGCCGACCCAGCGAACACCCCGGGCTTGGAGGACTTGGACCTTTCCCGACTGGATGGTGTGATCAATGGTTCCGAGCCAGTTCATAACAGCACTGTGGAGAAGTTCGTCGAGATGTTCTCCACATACGGCTTGAACCGTCAGGCGATTCGTCCTTCTTATGGTCTCGCCGAAGCTACGCTGCTGGTCACGACCCCGCAGACCGCAGACCGACCTCTGACCAAGTGGTTTGATCGCGAGGCATTGGCATCGGGAACCGCCAAGGAACTGGCTGAAAATAACGAGAACGCGATGCCACTGATGTCCCTTGGTCAGGTCTGCGCCCCGCAGGTCATGGCGATTGTGGATCCGGAGACAGGGAAGGAATTGCCGGAAGGCTCGGTCGGTGAAATCTGGGCGCACGGCGAGAATATGGCCGCTGGCTACCTCAACCGTGAGGATGAAACCGAGGAAACCTTCCGCAACCACCTGCCACAAGCCAACCGTCTAGCGGAAGGCTCTGCAGCGGGCGATGCTGCGGAAGACAATTGGATGCGCACCGGTGACCTAGCCGTGGTTATTGATGGCCAGCTGTACATCACAGGTCGCCTCAAGGATTTGATCATCGTCGCCGGTCGCAACCACTATCCACAGGATATCGAGGCTACGGCAGACGAAGCTCAAGACCAGACTGCCGCTGCAGTCATCGCCGCGTTCGCTGTCGAGGCCGAGAACATTGAGGGCTTGGTTATCGTTGCTGAGCGCGACCCGGAGGCGTCGGAAGAAGGAGATGCTGCGGCGATCGACGCGATCCGTGCAGCCGTGACCAAGATTCACGGAGTGCAACCCCAGGATGTGCGCATCGTTGCCCCCGGCGGGATTCCACGTTCCAGCGCTCACAAGATTGCTCGCCGTGTGGCGGCGAAGGCTTACCTCGAAGGTAAGTTCAACTAA
- a CDS encoding acyl-CoA carboxylase subunit beta: MAQDPGSEKAKAKRDEAGFTTPRQRIDALLDEGSFTEIGALGRTPGDKDAPYGDGVVTGYGRVNGRAVAVYAHDKTVYGGSVGETFGKKVMEVMDMATRIGCPVIGINDSGGARIQDAVTSLAMYSEIARRQLPLSGQSPQISILLGPSAGGAVYAPVTTDFVIAVEGRTQMFVTGPAVIESVTGEKVSMEELGGARQQARNGNVSYVAGSEEEAFNYVKDLMEFLPSSVFDDPQEFWAPSDELTERDCELSDIIPDDPNAGYDIMDVLTRIFDDDNVLEVQEDYGPNVVTAFARIEGRSVGVVANQPMVLAGCLDADAADKAARFIRICDAYNIPLVWVVDTPGYMPGVEQEKLGLIHRGAKLGFATLEATVPKVTVVVRKAFGGGYAVMGSKNMGADINLAWPTAQIAVMGAEAAVVMMQGKQLAAMPPEQRPVAKKMFVDFYNANMTSPYVAAERGYLDAVIEPQDTRVRLRQAMRQLRDKNVLEPVKKHNIAPM, from the coding sequence ATGGCGCAGGATCCGGGCTCTGAAAAAGCCAAGGCCAAGCGCGATGAGGCCGGTTTCACGACTCCGCGTCAGCGTATTGATGCGCTGCTCGATGAAGGGTCTTTTACAGAAATCGGTGCGCTGGGGCGTACTCCCGGTGATAAGGATGCCCCTTACGGTGACGGTGTGGTCACTGGATATGGCCGAGTAAATGGCCGTGCGGTGGCAGTCTACGCACACGATAAGACGGTGTACGGCGGTTCGGTGGGCGAGACTTTCGGCAAGAAAGTCATGGAAGTCATGGATATGGCCACCCGCATTGGTTGCCCCGTGATCGGCATTAATGATTCCGGTGGTGCGCGAATCCAGGATGCGGTGACCTCCCTGGCTATGTACTCGGAGATCGCGCGCCGCCAGTTGCCATTGAGTGGCCAGAGCCCGCAGATCTCCATTCTGCTCGGGCCATCGGCCGGTGGTGCGGTGTATGCACCGGTCACCACGGACTTCGTGATTGCAGTCGAGGGGCGCACTCAGATGTTTGTGACCGGACCTGCGGTGATCGAATCGGTCACCGGTGAAAAGGTCAGCATGGAGGAGCTCGGCGGTGCCCGGCAGCAGGCTCGCAACGGTAACGTTTCCTATGTCGCTGGTAGCGAGGAAGAAGCTTTCAATTACGTCAAGGACTTGATGGAGTTCTTGCCATCGAGCGTGTTTGATGACCCGCAAGAGTTCTGGGCGCCATCGGACGAGCTGACGGAACGCGATTGCGAGCTCAGCGACATCATTCCCGATGATCCCAATGCGGGCTACGACATTATGGATGTGCTCACCCGCATTTTCGATGACGATAACGTGCTGGAGGTCCAGGAGGACTACGGCCCGAACGTGGTTACTGCTTTCGCGCGCATTGAAGGTCGCAGCGTGGGCGTGGTCGCGAACCAACCGATGGTGTTGGCAGGCTGTCTTGATGCGGATGCGGCGGATAAGGCTGCCCGCTTCATCCGGATCTGTGATGCGTACAACATCCCGCTCGTGTGGGTGGTGGATACTCCGGGCTACATGCCGGGTGTGGAGCAGGAGAAGCTGGGCCTTATCCACCGTGGTGCCAAGCTGGGTTTTGCAACTCTGGAAGCCACTGTCCCCAAGGTGACCGTCGTTGTGCGCAAGGCCTTCGGCGGCGGTTACGCAGTGATGGGATCGAAGAACATGGGTGCGGATATCAACTTGGCATGGCCCACTGCCCAGATTGCTGTGATGGGTGCCGAGGCTGCTGTGGTCATGATGCAAGGCAAGCAGCTGGCCGCCATGCCGCCTGAGCAGCGCCCCGTTGCAAAGAAGATGTTCGTGGACTTCTACAACGCGAACATGACGAGCCCTTATGTTGCTGCCGAGCGTGGCTACCTAGATGCAGTGATCGAGCCACAGGATACCCGCGTGCGCTTGCGTCAAGCCATGCGCCAGCTGCGCGATAAGAATGTTCTGGAGCCGGTCAAGAAGCACAATATTGCCCCCATGTAG
- the pks13 gene encoding polyketide synthase Pks13 (Pks13 is a key enzyme in mycolic acid biosynthesis.), translating into MRQWLRNWVAKTTGLSPEEITDERSMEEFGLSSRDVVILSGDLERLTGQNLDATVAYEFNSIAALSDYLINGRGSAESDTTFFPAQGSGSGQALTSEERDVAIVGVAGRYPGADNADEMWDMFVGYRSGVGELPAGRWSEYAADKEMTRRMADAVLTGGYLEDIAAFDAEFFGLSPLEAANMDPQQRIVLQLTWEALENAGIPANQLRGLPVGVFMASNNNDYGMLISADPAEAHPYALTGNSSAIIANRISYAFDFRGPSISVDTACSASLVSIHQAVRSLRDGDSKVAIAGGVNILANPFGTVAFSELGILSPTGRIHAFSDDADGIVRSDGAGVVVLKRLADARRDGDNVLAIIKGSAVNSDGRSNGLTAPNPDAQVDVLRAAYADAGISPLHVDYVEAHGTGTILGDPIEATALGTVLSGPREAANPLLLGSAKTNFGHTEAAAGVAGVIKVVKALEHGIIPPSLNYAGPNPYIDFDGTHLEVVEDAREWPEYSGRPVAGVSGFGFGGTNAHVVITAPEAQQPELAEDVTPAGGVVAVDEGVEPKFILPVSGLLPSRRRHAAEDLANWLEDHKDSKGVTLESVARALAGRNHGRSRGAVLASDFEQAIDGLRRLAEKRSGAHVKSADAPSTTGPVWVYSGFGSQHRKMGKDLYEMSPFFAARLRELDEVVQRESGWSLVEKILDDEQNFDTESAQVGITCIQIALTEFLQHLGAKPAAVVGQSMGEIAAAFAVGGLSKEDAVLVACHRSRLMGEGEDSLPEEKQGAMAVVEFGVEELATFTSEHSEFAKVEPAVYAAPGMTTVGGPREPVAKLVEHLEAEGKFARLLPVKGAGHTSMLDPILGELHFEIGDIQARPIHTPLYSTVDRGRVYRPGETLHDADYFVRCTRQPVWFRDATGQQFDDGFRTFVEISPNPVALMPLMNNSFAHDASDSKLLFVLKRKEPVAETVANCLAELYVQGSDVDLKALIGPYGETAAVPGVRWNLQRHWTNARPASGGASGLPGTRVDLPDGRVAFSTGADLVPSVLALAEAVAEQVAPGAQVVASEEHAVLPSAGALTVMASKSLGGWSVEIYDAETTAAMPLVGEAFISTLAGAGSAAISSFDAKVGGDNSSATATGSATAGGEASEGTAKSATSRTKNHALPEVDSDAMRWSPESGESVADRLRAIVSESMGYDVEDLPGELPLIDLGLDSLMGMRIKNRVEYDFDLPPLQVQTLRDGSVDDVISLVEHMVAEKNGAPEPSAREEQVTDYTASAGGVAPRDASERLVFATWAKVVGKAAPGVTSTLPEITGEQAQALAERLSERSGGDISAQDVLDAETMEPLAELVRASFETAVEGNIRVLRARDDENTDGPRKPSVFLFHPAGGSSVVFQPLMRRLPADVPVYGVERLEGELSDRAAQYLDEIIEYSAGLPIILGGWSFGGALAYEVANQLAQRAERGEPTVEISRIVLLDTVQPKNPAPDTPEEMHKRWDRYAEFAKRTYGLPMEVPHDLLDEHGEGVMLTMFQQFLQSPEVGGLGLPAGVLEHQRASFVDNRILESLDFGQWATVSAPVTLFRAERMHDGAIELEPAYAEIAEDGGWAQIVDDLTIVHLNGDHLAIVDEPEIGKVGKYLAQQIDEDLRR; encoded by the coding sequence ATGCGCCAGTGGTTGCGGAATTGGGTAGCGAAGACAACTGGCTTGTCCCCAGAGGAGATCACTGACGAACGTTCTATGGAGGAATTCGGTTTATCCTCCCGCGATGTCGTCATTCTCTCTGGCGATCTCGAACGCCTCACTGGCCAGAATCTCGATGCCACCGTGGCCTACGAATTTAATTCCATCGCCGCGCTATCGGACTACTTGATCAACGGTCGGGGTTCTGCTGAGTCCGACACCACATTCTTCCCCGCCCAAGGCTCCGGCTCGGGCCAAGCACTAACTAGTGAAGAACGTGACGTGGCCATCGTCGGCGTGGCAGGTCGTTACCCAGGCGCGGACAACGCCGATGAAATGTGGGACATGTTCGTGGGGTACCGCAGCGGTGTGGGTGAACTGCCCGCCGGTCGCTGGTCTGAATATGCCGCCGATAAGGAAATGACTCGCCGAATGGCGGATGCGGTGCTGACCGGTGGCTACCTTGAGGACATTGCAGCTTTCGATGCAGAGTTCTTCGGCCTTTCCCCACTCGAAGCTGCCAACATGGATCCCCAGCAGCGCATTGTGCTGCAGCTGACATGGGAAGCTTTGGAAAACGCCGGCATACCGGCCAATCAGTTGCGCGGGCTGCCCGTGGGCGTATTCATGGCGTCCAACAACAATGACTACGGGATGTTGATCTCTGCGGATCCTGCCGAGGCACACCCTTATGCTCTCACTGGTAATTCCTCCGCCATTATCGCCAACCGCATCTCCTACGCTTTCGATTTCCGCGGACCGTCCATTTCCGTGGATACCGCGTGCTCTGCTTCGCTGGTTTCCATCCACCAAGCGGTGCGCTCCCTGCGCGATGGCGATTCCAAGGTGGCGATCGCCGGTGGCGTGAACATCCTCGCCAACCCATTCGGCACTGTGGCGTTCTCTGAACTGGGCATCCTAAGCCCAACCGGCCGGATCCATGCTTTTTCAGATGATGCCGATGGCATCGTCCGTTCCGATGGTGCGGGTGTGGTCGTTTTGAAGCGCCTCGCGGATGCTCGTCGCGATGGCGATAACGTGTTGGCGATTATCAAGGGCTCGGCAGTGAACTCGGATGGCCGTTCCAACGGCCTGACCGCCCCCAACCCCGATGCTCAGGTAGATGTGCTGCGGGCGGCGTATGCAGATGCTGGCATTTCCCCATTGCACGTGGACTACGTGGAAGCCCACGGCACTGGCACCATTTTGGGCGACCCGATCGAAGCGACTGCTTTAGGCACGGTGCTTTCCGGGCCCCGCGAAGCTGCGAATCCACTTCTGCTGGGTAGTGCCAAAACTAATTTCGGTCACACGGAAGCTGCCGCGGGTGTCGCGGGCGTAATCAAGGTCGTCAAGGCCCTAGAGCACGGCATCATCCCGCCGTCACTGAACTACGCAGGCCCCAACCCGTATATCGACTTTGATGGCACGCACTTGGAGGTCGTGGAAGATGCCCGGGAGTGGCCGGAGTACTCCGGCCGCCCTGTGGCTGGCGTGTCCGGTTTCGGCTTCGGTGGCACCAATGCGCACGTGGTTATCACCGCGCCGGAGGCGCAGCAGCCTGAGCTCGCGGAGGACGTCACCCCTGCTGGAGGTGTGGTCGCGGTCGATGAGGGCGTCGAACCAAAGTTCATCCTGCCGGTCAGTGGTTTGCTTCCTTCTCGACGCCGCCACGCCGCTGAAGACCTCGCCAATTGGCTGGAGGACCACAAGGATTCCAAGGGGGTGACGCTGGAATCTGTGGCGCGCGCGTTGGCTGGCCGGAACCATGGCCGTTCCCGTGGTGCGGTGCTGGCGAGCGACTTCGAGCAAGCGATTGATGGCTTGCGCCGGTTGGCTGAAAAGCGCAGCGGCGCGCATGTGAAATCCGCGGATGCGCCTTCGACTACTGGTCCGGTGTGGGTGTACTCCGGGTTCGGCTCCCAACACCGCAAGATGGGCAAGGATCTGTACGAAATGTCTCCATTCTTTGCAGCGCGCCTGCGGGAGCTGGATGAGGTCGTACAACGAGAGTCTGGCTGGTCGCTGGTGGAAAAGATTCTGGACGATGAGCAGAACTTTGATACCGAATCTGCGCAGGTTGGAATCACCTGTATCCAGATTGCGCTGACGGAATTTCTGCAGCACTTGGGCGCGAAGCCCGCTGCCGTCGTGGGGCAGTCCATGGGCGAAATCGCTGCGGCATTCGCCGTGGGTGGTTTGAGTAAGGAAGATGCCGTGCTGGTGGCGTGCCACCGCTCCCGCTTGATGGGCGAGGGTGAAGATAGCCTGCCAGAAGAAAAGCAGGGTGCCATGGCGGTCGTTGAATTTGGTGTAGAGGAATTGGCGACCTTCACCAGCGAGCACTCGGAGTTCGCGAAGGTGGAGCCCGCGGTATACGCCGCGCCGGGCATGACCACTGTCGGCGGGCCACGCGAACCCGTCGCGAAATTGGTGGAGCACCTTGAAGCCGAGGGCAAGTTCGCTCGCCTGCTGCCGGTGAAGGGCGCGGGCCACACTTCTATGCTGGATCCAATTTTGGGTGAGTTGCACTTTGAAATTGGCGATATTCAAGCCCGTCCGATCCACACCCCGCTGTACTCGACCGTGGACCGTGGCCGTGTCTACCGTCCCGGCGAGACCCTGCACGATGCCGATTACTTCGTCCGTTGCACGCGCCAGCCCGTGTGGTTCCGCGATGCTACCGGTCAACAGTTCGATGATGGCTTCCGCACTTTCGTGGAGATCAGCCCGAACCCCGTGGCGCTTATGCCGTTGATGAATAACTCCTTCGCCCACGATGCGTCGGATTCCAAGTTGTTGTTCGTTCTTAAACGCAAGGAGCCGGTCGCCGAGACTGTCGCCAATTGCTTGGCGGAACTGTACGTTCAAGGTAGCGATGTGGACCTAAAGGCCTTGATTGGGCCTTATGGGGAGACCGCCGCCGTGCCTGGCGTGCGTTGGAATTTGCAACGTCACTGGACGAACGCGCGCCCTGCCTCCGGCGGGGCAAGCGGTTTGCCGGGGACTCGGGTGGATCTGCCGGATGGGCGCGTGGCGTTTTCCACTGGCGCTGATCTTGTTCCGAGCGTGTTGGCATTGGCAGAAGCCGTAGCCGAGCAGGTAGCGCCGGGGGCGCAAGTGGTGGCAAGTGAAGAACATGCCGTTCTGCCGAGTGCCGGAGCCCTCACCGTCATGGCTTCAAAGAGCTTGGGCGGTTGGTCCGTGGAAATCTATGATGCCGAGACCACTGCTGCGATGCCGTTGGTAGGTGAGGCATTCATCAGCACGCTGGCGGGTGCTGGTTCTGCCGCTATTTCTTCCTTCGACGCCAAGGTGGGCGGCGATAATTCCTCTGCTACCGCCACAGGCTCTGCGACCGCGGGAGGCGAAGCTTCCGAGGGTACGGCAAAGTCCGCCACCTCGCGCACCAAGAACCACGCCCTACCGGAGGTGGATTCCGACGCGATGCGGTGGAGCCCCGAATCTGGGGAGTCCGTAGCTGATCGCCTGCGCGCGATCGTGAGTGAGTCCATGGGCTATGACGTGGAAGACTTGCCGGGTGAGCTGCCATTGATTGATTTGGGCTTGGATTCCCTGATGGGCATGCGCATCAAGAACCGTGTGGAATACGACTTTGATTTGCCACCACTGCAGGTACAGACGCTGCGGGACGGTTCCGTCGATGACGTCATCAGCCTCGTCGAGCACATGGTGGCGGAAAAGAATGGTGCGCCGGAGCCCAGCGCTCGCGAAGAACAAGTCACGGATTACACCGCGAGTGCCGGTGGTGTAGCTCCTCGTGATGCCAGCGAGCGCCTTGTCTTCGCCACATGGGCCAAGGTTGTTGGTAAGGCTGCCCCGGGAGTGACCAGCACTTTGCCAGAAATTACTGGGGAGCAAGCCCAAGCGTTGGCTGAGCGCTTGAGCGAGCGCTCCGGTGGCGACATCAGCGCCCAAGATGTCCTGGACGCCGAAACTATGGAGCCACTGGCCGAGCTGGTTCGCGCTAGTTTTGAAACCGCCGTGGAAGGAAATATCCGTGTGCTGCGCGCCCGTGATGATGAAAACACTGACGGTCCGCGTAAGCCAAGCGTGTTCCTGTTCCACCCCGCGGGTGGATCCTCTGTGGTCTTCCAACCGCTGATGCGCCGCTTGCCTGCTGATGTTCCGGTGTACGGTGTGGAGCGCCTAGAGGGCGAGTTGTCTGACCGCGCCGCGCAATACCTCGACGAGATCATCGAGTACTCCGCCGGACTGCCCATCATTCTCGGTGGTTGGAGCTTCGGCGGTGCCTTGGCTTATGAAGTTGCTAACCAGCTCGCACAACGTGCTGAGCGGGGAGAACCCACCGTGGAGATCTCGCGCATCGTGTTGCTGGATACAGTGCAGCCGAAGAACCCGGCCCCGGACACCCCAGAGGAAATGCATAAGCGCTGGGACCGGTACGCAGAGTTCGCTAAGCGCACCTACGGGTTGCCGATGGAAGTTCCACACGACCTGCTTGACGAACACGGCGAGGGTGTCATGCTCACCATGTTCCAACAGTTCTTGCAGTCCCCGGAGGTCGGTGGCCTCGGCCTACCGGCCGGAGTGCTGGAACACCAACGTGCCAGCTTTGTGGATAACCGCATTTTGGAATCACTGGACTTCGGCCAATGGGCCACAGTATCGGCTCCGGTGACGCTATTCCGGGCTGAGCGTATGCACGATGGTGCCATCGAGTTGGAGCCTGCGTACGCTGAGATTGCTGAAGATGGTGGTTGGGCGCAGATTGTCGATGATCTGACCATCGTCCACTTGAATGGTGACCACCTGGCTATCGTGGATGAGCCCGAGATTGGCAAGGTCGGCAAGTACTTGGCACAACAGATCGACGAAGACCTTCGACGTTAG
- a CDS encoding AMP-binding protein yields the protein MQDLKHFGEAAWAETHAIATGLGTALKSGVVVKGGGPRGKAKLVESIVRYGFTAARQAWYAAESAPDRTAIIDDLGERTYAEVREDALALARALQRMGLGPEKNIAVMARNSRVILYPLIAKGFIGANICLLNPASSAIQLQKTMEELDVHAIVIDEEFAGHLPADYSRAKVIIGHAEDLHNPKAPNPEWETFQQVIERAPSEAEEKLPVIPKRGTIIIMSSGTSGTPKAVVHREPLIPTPLADLVTWIPWRAEMMIQQTASMFHSWGWGNINLIFAHRATVVLRRVFDPVQAMEDAERYQVNGIITSPIFIKEQLKAAQQGAYDTSSLEFIVSSGNAMHEDLIRGLHQQFGPVVCNFYGSTENSVVAIATKEELAEEPALAGRPVRGVRVKILDDEGNVLPANTPGRIYARGTMSMRRYANSRDQMKIQHGLLEIGDRGYLDDDGRLFVLGRADDMIIVGGENVYPRSVEEVLAPMPGVRDLFAMGVDDEETFKRMAVWIVRDDNPEGEALTKESVQDWIRANLAEHSVPREVTFMDKLPRNPTGKVMPRMLPNT from the coding sequence TTGCAGGATCTTAAACATTTCGGTGAAGCCGCGTGGGCTGAGACGCACGCCATTGCTACCGGCCTAGGTACTGCGCTGAAATCCGGCGTGGTGGTTAAGGGTGGTGGCCCTCGTGGCAAGGCGAAGCTCGTGGAAAGTATCGTCCGCTACGGCTTCACTGCCGCGCGCCAAGCGTGGTACGCCGCGGAAAGCGCGCCCGATCGCACGGCCATCATTGATGACCTAGGGGAGCGTACCTATGCTGAGGTGCGCGAAGATGCACTGGCGCTCGCGCGTGCACTGCAACGCATGGGGTTGGGGCCGGAAAAGAATATTGCGGTCATGGCACGAAACTCCCGCGTGATCCTATACCCGTTGATCGCCAAGGGCTTTATCGGCGCAAATATTTGCCTGCTCAATCCGGCTTCCAGTGCCATCCAGTTGCAGAAGACGATGGAGGAACTGGATGTGCATGCCATCGTTATCGACGAAGAGTTTGCGGGACATTTGCCGGCCGATTACTCGCGCGCCAAGGTGATCATTGGGCATGCCGAGGATCTGCATAATCCCAAAGCGCCAAATCCGGAGTGGGAGACGTTCCAGCAAGTTATCGAGCGCGCTCCTTCGGAGGCGGAAGAAAAGCTCCCCGTAATTCCAAAGCGGGGCACGATCATCATCATGAGCTCGGGTACCTCTGGCACCCCGAAGGCAGTGGTTCACCGAGAGCCGCTGATTCCGACGCCCCTCGCAGACCTCGTCACGTGGATCCCTTGGCGGGCGGAAATGATGATTCAACAAACTGCCTCCATGTTCCACTCGTGGGGATGGGGCAATATCAACCTGATTTTTGCCCATCGTGCGACTGTAGTGCTGCGCCGCGTTTTCGATCCGGTGCAAGCCATGGAGGATGCTGAACGTTACCAAGTCAACGGGATCATTACCTCCCCAATCTTCATCAAGGAGCAGCTGAAGGCTGCTCAGCAGGGCGCGTACGATACTTCCTCGCTGGAATTCATTGTGTCCTCTGGCAATGCCATGCACGAAGACCTTATTCGTGGCCTGCATCAGCAATTCGGTCCGGTGGTCTGCAACTTCTACGGCTCCACGGAAAACAGCGTGGTGGCAATCGCGACCAAGGAAGAGCTGGCTGAAGAACCCGCTTTGGCAGGCCGACCCGTGCGTGGTGTGCGTGTGAAGATCTTGGATGACGAAGGCAACGTCTTGCCGGCAAACACTCCGGGGCGCATCTACGCTCGTGGCACGATGTCCATGCGCCGATACGCGAATTCCCGTGATCAGATGAAAATCCAACACGGCCTGTTGGAGATCGGTGACCGCGGGTACCTCGACGATGATGGTCGACTGTTTGTGCTGGGACGCGCAGATGACATGATCATCGTCGGCGGAGAGAACGTATATCCACGCAGCGTGGAAGAAGTGCTAGCGCCAATGCCAGGTGTACGGGATCTTTTTGCCATGGGCGTGGACGATGAAGAAACATTCAAGCGCATGGCCGTCTGGATTGTCCGTGATGACAACCCAGAGGGCGAAGCGCTGACCAAGGAGTCCGTTCAGGACTGGATCCGAGCGAACCTCGCAGAGCATTCCGTGCCCCGCGAAGTGACGTTCATGGACAAGCTTCCCCGGAACCCAACGGGGAAGGTTATGCCACGGATGCTTCCCAACACCTAA